A window of Mangifera indica cultivar Alphonso chromosome 11, CATAS_Mindica_2.1, whole genome shotgun sequence contains these coding sequences:
- the LOC123229040 gene encoding laccase-14-like isoform X1, which translates to MKKQIILFILGFFFLDGLLQCMALKKNYTFVLKETNFTRLCSTKSMLTVNGKFPGPTIKVRKGDTIFVNVINQGDYGITIHWHGVNQPRNPWSDGPENVTQCPIKPGANFTYEIVFSNEEGTLWWHAHSDWTRVSVHGAIIILPAPGKSYPFPRPHKQETIILGSWYKLDVPKMLANVLKGVLPNVSDAYTINGQPGDLYNCSKDSTYRLKVKFGKTYLLRIVNAGMNEETFFGIANHSLTVVGQDGAYVKPITTDYILITPGQTMDVLFTANKNLSHYYMAASPYFDSTAAFDNTTTTAIVEYYDGKQTPPPTPFFPNLPFYNDTNAATNFTNRVRSLATDAYPANVPKNIATQLYITIAVNRILCPDNSCLSPTGDAFIDNKEAASLNNVSFATPQVSILEAYYSGLSNVFVGDFPSQPSNFFNFTGDVSDVSQFTTRGTKARFINYGEAVEIVFQGTNIQVPETHPLHLHGYSFFVVGTGFGNFNNETDPLSYNLIDPPELNTVNVPKNGWTAVRFFANNPGVWFMHCHLERHATWGMDTVLIVRNGQSEDQKIRTPPANMPSCS; encoded by the exons atgaaaaaacaaatcataCTTTTCATTTTAGGGTTCTTCTTTCTGGATGGGCTGCTCCAATGCATGGctctaaagaaaaattatacgTTTGTT CTTAAAGAAACGAATTTTACAAGGCTGTGTAGCACGAAAAGCATGTTGACTGTAAATGGCAAATTCCCAGGACCAACCATAAAGGTTCGCAAGGGCGATACCATTTTTGTTAATGTCATAAATCAAGGAGACTATGGTATCACAATTCACTG GCATGGAGTTAATCAACCAAGGAATCCATGGTCAGATGGTCCTGAAAACGTAACACAATGTCCAATTAAACCAGGAGCCAACTTCACTTATGAGATCGTTTTTTCCAATGAAGAAGGAACACTCTGGTGGCATGCGCACAGTGACTGGACTCGAGTTTCCGTTCACGGggctattattattttaccagcTCCTGGAAAAAGTTATCCATTTCCTAGGCCTCATAAGCAAGAAACCATCATACTTG GATCCTGGTACAAGCTAGACGTGCCGAAAATGCTTGCTAATGTCCTGAAGGGCGTACTTCCAAATGTTTCAGATGCTTATACCATCAACGGCCAACCAGGGGACTTGTACAATTGCTCCAAAG ATTCAACGTATCGCCTAAAAGTTAAATTTGGCAAGACCTATCTTCTTCGCATTGTCAACGCTGGGATGAATGAAGAAACCTTTTTCGGAATTGCGAACCACAGCCTCACTGTTGTTGGGCAGGATGGAGCATACGTAAAACCTATAACAACCGACTACATTTTGATAACTCCTGGACAAACAATGGACGTTTTGTTCACAGCAAACAAAAATCTTAGCCATTATTACATGGCTGCTAGCCCATACTTTGATAGTACTGCCGCTTTTGACAACACCACCACCACAGCGATCGTTGAGTACTATGACGGCAAACAAACTCCTCCTCCTACTCCTTTCTTCCCAAACCTTCCTTTTTACAATGATACAAATGCTGCAACAAACTTTACTAACCGCGTAAGGAGCCTAGCAACTGACGCATATCCGGCCAATGTCCCCAAAAATATCGCAACACAATTGTATATTACAATTGCTGTAAATCGTATTTTGTGCCCCGACAACTCGTGCCTTTCTCCAACTGGTGATGCATTTATCGATAATAAGGAAGCTGCAAGCTTAAACAATGTTAGTTTTGCGACTCCTCAAGTTAGTATACTTGAAGCATACTACAG TGGGTTGAGCAACGTTTTCGTTGGAGATTTCCCAAGTCAACCTTCCAATTTCTTTAACTTTACTGGTGATGTTTCGGATGTATCACAATTCACCACCCGCGGGACAAAAGCGAGGTTTATAAATTATGGTGAAGCAGTAGAAATTGTGTTCCAAGGAACTAATATCCAGGTCCCGGAAACCCATCCTTTGCATTTACATGGTTACAGCTTCTTTGTAGTGGGAACAGGTTTTGGGAATTTCAACAATGAGACAGATCCtttatcttataatttgattgacCCACCGGAACTCAACACTGTGAACGTTCCAAAGAACGGATGGACAGCGGTTCGATTTTTTGCCAATAATCCTG GCGTGTGGTTTATGCATTGTCATTTGGAAAGGCACGCAACCTGGGGCATGGATACAGTTCTCATTGTAAGGAATGGGCAATCGGAGGATCAGAAAATTCGAACACCTCCTGCCAACATGCCATCTTGTTCTTAA
- the LOC123229040 gene encoding laccase-14-like isoform X3, which translates to MKKQIILFILGFFFLDGLLQCMALKKNYTFVLKETNFTRLCSTKSMLTVNGKFPGPTIKVRKGDTIFVNVINQGDYGITIHWHGVNQPRNPWSDGPENVTQCPIKPGANFTYEIVFSNEEGTLWWHAHSDWTRVSVHGAIIILPAPGKSYPFPRPHKQETIILGSWYKLDVPKMLANVLKGVLPNVSDAYTINGQPGDLYNCSKDSTYRLKVKFGKTYLLRIVNAGMNEETFFGIANHSLTVVGQDGAYVKPITTDYILITPGQTMDVLFTANKNLSHYYMAASPYFDSTAAFDNTTTTAIVEYYDGKQTPPPTPFFPNLPFYNDTNAATNFTNRVRSLATDAYPANVPKNIATQLYITIAVNRILCPDNSCLSPTGDAFIDNKEAASLNNVSFATPQVSILEAYYSGLSNVFVGDFPSQPSNFFNFTGDVSDVSQFTTRGTKARFINYGEAVEIVFQGTNIQVPETHPLHLHGYSFFVVGTGFGNFNNETDPLSYNLIDPPELNTVNVPKNGWTAVRFFANNPGVWFMHCHLERHATWGMDTVIIVKNGKSKDQKIRGPPAHMPPCS; encoded by the exons atgaaaaaacaaatcataCTTTTCATTTTAGGGTTCTTCTTTCTGGATGGGCTGCTCCAATGCATGGctctaaagaaaaattatacgTTTGTT CTTAAAGAAACGAATTTTACAAGGCTGTGTAGCACGAAAAGCATGTTGACTGTAAATGGCAAATTCCCAGGACCAACCATAAAGGTTCGCAAGGGCGATACCATTTTTGTTAATGTCATAAATCAAGGAGACTATGGTATCACAATTCACTG GCATGGAGTTAATCAACCAAGGAATCCATGGTCAGATGGTCCTGAAAACGTAACACAATGTCCAATTAAACCAGGAGCCAACTTCACTTATGAGATCGTTTTTTCCAATGAAGAAGGAACACTCTGGTGGCATGCGCACAGTGACTGGACTCGAGTTTCCGTTCACGGggctattattattttaccagcTCCTGGAAAAAGTTATCCATTTCCTAGGCCTCATAAGCAAGAAACCATCATACTTG GATCCTGGTACAAGCTAGACGTGCCGAAAATGCTTGCTAATGTCCTGAAGGGCGTACTTCCAAATGTTTCAGATGCTTATACCATCAACGGCCAACCAGGGGACTTGTACAATTGCTCCAAAG ATTCAACGTATCGCCTAAAAGTTAAATTTGGCAAGACCTATCTTCTTCGCATTGTCAACGCTGGGATGAATGAAGAAACCTTTTTCGGAATTGCGAACCACAGCCTCACTGTTGTTGGGCAGGATGGAGCATACGTAAAACCTATAACAACCGACTACATTTTGATAACTCCTGGACAAACAATGGACGTTTTGTTCACAGCAAACAAAAATCTTAGCCATTATTACATGGCTGCTAGCCCATACTTTGATAGTACTGCCGCTTTTGACAACACCACCACCACAGCGATCGTTGAGTACTATGACGGCAAACAAACTCCTCCTCCTACTCCTTTCTTCCCAAACCTTCCTTTTTACAATGATACAAATGCTGCAACAAACTTTACTAACCGCGTAAGGAGCCTAGCAACTGACGCATATCCGGCCAATGTCCCCAAAAATATCGCAACACAATTGTATATTACAATTGCTGTAAATCGTATTTTGTGCCCCGACAACTCGTGCCTTTCTCCAACTGGTGATGCATTTATCGATAATAAGGAAGCTGCAAGCTTAAACAATGTTAGTTTTGCGACTCCTCAAGTTAGTATACTTGAAGCATACTACAG TGGGTTGAGCAACGTTTTCGTTGGAGATTTCCCAAGTCAACCTTCCAATTTCTTTAACTTTACTGGTGATGTTTCGGATGTATCACAATTCACCACCCGCGGGACAAAAGCGAGGTTTATAAATTATGGTGAAGCAGTAGAAATTGTGTTCCAAGGAACTAATATCCAGGTCCCGGAAACCCATCCTTTGCATTTACATGGTTACAGCTTCTTTGTAGTGGGAACAGGTTTTGGGAATTTCAACAATGAGACAGATCCtttatcttataatttgattgacCCACCGGAACTCAACACTGTGAACGTTCCAAAGAACGGATGGACAGCGGTTCGATTTTTTGCCAATAATCCTG